The following are encoded together in the candidate division KSB1 bacterium genome:
- a CDS encoding acyl-CoA dehydrogenase, with translation MDFNLTDEHQHIRAEIRRFAEQELAPDAAERDALEKFPHRQIRELGRLGYLGMTTSVQYGGQGSDMIAYAIVIEELSRVDASAGVIVSVNNSLVCYGLEKFGSEALKQKYLMPLARGERLGAYCLSEPGTGSDAGNLQTTAERRGNHYLINGTKNFITNGVHADNFIVFATLDKAAGHKGVSAFLVEKGMPGFSVGKKEKKLGIRSSDTAMLNFDNVPVPAENLIGAERQGFHIAMAILDCGRIGIAAQAVGIAQGALEAAVKYAKERVQFGRPLADFQAIQFMLAEMATAVEAARLLVYRAASLKDHGRDFSAAAAQAKLFASQVAVECGVKAVQIYGGAGYLKDYPVERIMRDARITEIYEGTSEIQKLVIARHLLK, from the coding sequence ATGGATTTCAATTTGACAGATGAACACCAGCATATTCGCGCCGAAATTCGCCGTTTCGCCGAGCAGGAACTGGCGCCGGATGCGGCCGAGCGCGATGCTTTGGAGAAATTTCCGCACCGCCAGATCCGGGAGCTGGGACGGCTCGGCTATCTGGGCATGACCACGTCGGTGCAATATGGCGGGCAGGGCAGCGACATGATCGCGTATGCAATCGTGATTGAGGAATTGTCGCGCGTCGATGCTTCCGCCGGCGTGATCGTGTCAGTCAACAACTCGCTGGTCTGCTATGGTCTCGAGAAATTCGGCAGCGAGGCTTTGAAACAAAAATACCTAATGCCGCTGGCGCGCGGCGAGCGGCTGGGCGCCTACTGTCTGTCGGAACCCGGCACTGGCAGCGATGCCGGCAATCTGCAGACCACTGCCGAACGGCGGGGCAATCACTACCTGATCAACGGCACCAAAAATTTCATCACCAACGGTGTCCATGCCGACAACTTCATCGTGTTCGCCACTCTGGACAAGGCCGCCGGCCACAAGGGTGTGAGCGCTTTCCTGGTGGAGAAGGGGATGCCGGGTTTTTCCGTTGGCAAGAAGGAGAAGAAACTCGGCATTCGCAGCAGCGACACCGCGATGTTGAATTTCGACAACGTGCCGGTGCCGGCGGAAAATCTGATTGGCGCCGAGCGCCAGGGGTTTCACATCGCCATGGCGATTTTGGATTGTGGCCGCATCGGCATTGCGGCGCAGGCGGTGGGGATCGCGCAGGGCGCGCTGGAGGCCGCGGTGAAATATGCCAAAGAGCGCGTGCAGTTCGGCCGGCCGCTGGCGGATTTCCAGGCGATTCAATTCATGCTGGCGGAGATGGCCACCGCGGTGGAGGCGGCGCGCCTGCTGGTCTATCGCGCTGCCAGCCTGAAAGATCACGGCCGGGATTTTTCCGCTGCCGCGGCACAGGCCAAGCTGTTTGCCTCCCAGGTGGCGGTGGAGTGCGGCGTGAAGGCCGTGCAAATTTACGGCGGCGCCGGTTATCTGAAGGATTATCCCGTCGAGCGCATCATGCGCGACGCCCGCATCACCGAAATTTATGAGGGAACCTCCGAGATCCAGAAGCTGGTGATCGCACGCCACCTGCTGAAATAA
- the nusB gene encoding transcription antitermination factor NusB codes for MSPLSDRRRARELTLQACYAHELSENEPATIVADVILSKTEAAPVLTFAEDLFRRTVEHKDEFDQLIKEKAVNWEFNRIAILDKLILRMAICEFLYFEDIPPKVSIDEAIEIAKKFSTEKSGRFVNGILDAVLIDLRKAGRLRKKGRGLNDGPKRDHSR; via the coding sequence ATGTCACCCTTGAGTGATCGGCGCCGGGCGCGCGAGCTGACCCTGCAGGCCTGCTATGCGCATGAATTGTCGGAAAACGAGCCGGCGACCATTGTCGCCGACGTTATCTTGAGCAAGACGGAAGCCGCACCGGTGTTGACCTTTGCCGAAGATCTCTTTCGGCGGACCGTCGAGCACAAGGATGAGTTCGACCAGCTCATCAAGGAGAAAGCGGTGAATTGGGAGTTCAACCGCATCGCGATTTTGGACAAGCTGATCCTGCGCATGGCCATCTGCGAGTTTCTCTACTTCGAAGACATCCCTCCCAAAGTGTCCATCGACGAGGCGATCGAGATCGCCAAAAAATTCAGCACCGAAAAAAGCGGGCGGTTTGTCAACGGCATTCTCGATGCGGTCTTGATTGATTTGCGCAAAGCGGGGCGGCTGCGCAAGAAAGGCCGCGGTTTGAACGACGGTCCGAAGCGGGACCACAGCCGTTGA